A portion of the Sebastes fasciatus isolate fSebFas1 chromosome 2, fSebFas1.pri, whole genome shotgun sequence genome contains these proteins:
- the hp gene encoding haptoglobin — protein MNIINNMWFSLTVLLLAALACLADVTEERMKRSVSASGLASLRSRRMVGGTLAPHVPWQALVYISDNVLDGGYGGGALISERWILTAGRNVFVNKSQPAGKKGIVIPKVYLGITERAQANPSKQEVAVDKVFLHPHFQNRSEWDNDLALIKLEVPVVITDKVTPIPLPERCQDTMGGTGVITGWGWGILLAPSKSLKHLVLPLANHSVCKAEYERTPFTPAVDDNMFCTGPTKYDENVCFGDAGGALAVTDAETGDIYAAGILSFDKSCGSHKYGVYMKICSYLPWIHSVIRGDTDKSPALRADAMSKMYLWQQ, from the exons ATGAATATTATCAACAACATGTG GTTTTCTCTGACTGTGCTCCTCCTGGCTGCCTTGGCCTGTCTGGCAGATGTGACCGAAGAAAGGATGAAACGCTCTGTGTCAG CCTCTGGGTTAGCATCACTTCGTTCCAGACGGATGGTTGGGGGGACCCTGGCTCCTCATGTCCCCTGGCAGGCCTTGGTCTACATCTCTGACAATGTGCTGGACGGAGGCTATGGAGGCGGTGCTCTCATCTCCGAGCGCTGGATTTTGACGGCTGGCAGGAACGTGTTTGTCAACAAGAGTCAACCGGCAGGGAAAAAGGGAATAGTCATTCCTAAAGTGTACCTGGGAATCACTGAACGAGCACAAGCTAATCCCTCCAAACAAGAGGTTGCTGTAGATAAG GTTTTTCTCCATCCACACTTCCAGAACCGATCTGAGTGGGACAACGACCTGGCTCTGATCAAACTGGAGGTGCCTGTGGTTATCACCGATAAAGTGACCCCCATCCCCCTGCCAGAGAGATGCCAGGACACTATGGGAGGGACAGGGGTCATCACCGGCTGGGGCTGGGGGATCCTCCTCGCCCCTAGTAAATCACTCAAACACCTCGTACTCCCTCTGGCCAACCACTCTGTCTGTAAGGCCGAATATGAACGTACCCCGTTCACACCAGCTGTAGACGACAACATGTTCTGCACCGGACCCACCAAGTAtgatgaaaatgtttgtttcgGTGATGCCGGAGGCGCTCTGGCTGTCACAGATGCTGAAACCGGGGACATCTACGCTGCAGGGATCCTTTCCTTTGACAAGTCCTGCGGGAGCCACAAATACGGCGTCTACATGAAGATTTGCTCATATTTGCCCTGGATCCACAGTGTCATCAGAGGAGATACAGACAAGTCGCCTGCTCTGCGCGCTGATGCAATGTCTAAGATGTACTTATGGCAGCAGTAG